From a single Fusarium pseudograminearum CS3096 chromosome 2, whole genome shotgun sequence genomic region:
- a CDS encoding hypothetical protein (OrfA) codes for MLPQTLLTLALAATSFASPLARANSACKDPVVRKEWRELTSAEKAEYIRAAVCVRNLPKERYSHINAVTSRMDDLVYTHFTLNTQIHFVANFLPWHRWFVQLHEDLLKTECDYKGVQPYWDWTIDADKEDMKNSPLFDAKTGFGGDGQRTDSDVPGFQRCVVDGPFANTNLTLAMGWPDMNTPGDRLHCFTREFNGGLGRDENGDQILGDMQITAYNSKVMNTIYGFDTYGKMSEMLEGLPHAQIHSIIFGDMGPATSPNEPLFFLHHANVDRVWAKWQGRNDTRLSDYSGFRVSETTIPAKITDAMPVMELAESEPVVKDYMDTLTGPLCYTYSDM; via the exons ATGCTCCCCCAGACTCTCCTCACCCTGGCTTTGGCCGCTACATCCTTCGCCAGCCCTCTCGCTCGCGCCAACAGCGCCTGCAAAGATCCCGTCGTCCGCAAAGAATGGCGTGAACTCACCAGCGCTGAGAAGGCCGAATACATTCGCGCTGCCGTCTGCGTCCGCAACCTCCCCAAGGAGAGATATAGCCACATCAACGCCGTCACATCCCGCATGGACGACCTCGTGTACACCCACTTCACTCTCAACACCCAAATTCACTTCGTCGCCAACTTCCTCCCTTGGCACCGCTGGTTTGTCCAGCTCCATGAGGATCTGCTCAAGACCGAATGTGATTACAAGGGTGTCCAGCCTTACTGGGACTGGACCATCGACGCCGACAAGGAAGATATGAAGAACTCGCCTCTATTTGACGCCAAGACAGGTTTCGGTGGTGACGGCCAGCGCACTGATAGCGATGTCCCTGGCTTTCAGCGCTGTGTCGTCGATGGACCTtttgccaacaccaacttgacTCTGGCTATGGGATGGCCTGACATGAACACTCCCGGTGACCGTCTGCACTGCTTCACTCGCGAGTTCAACGGCGGATTGGGCAGAGACGAGAATGGTGACCAGATCCTCGGCGACATGCAAATTACCGCCTACAACTCCAAGGTCATGAACACCATCTACGGTTTCGACACCTACGGGAAAATGTCCGAGATGCTCGAGGGTCTCCCCCACGCTCAAA TCCACAGTATCATCTTTGGTGACATGGGCCCAGCTACTTCTCCCAACgagcctctcttcttcctccaccaTGCCAATGTCGACCGTGTTTGGGCCAAG TGGCAAGGACGTAATGACACCCGTCTATCTGACTACTCCGGCTTTCGAGTCAGCGAAACAACCATTCCGGCCAAGATTACTGATGCGATGCCTGTTATGGAGCTTGCCGAGAGCGAGCCCGTTGTGAAGGATTATATGGATACTCTAACT
- the TRI5 gene encoding TRI5 — MENFPTEYFLNTSVRLLEYIRYRDSNYTREERIENLHYAYNKAAHHFAQPRQQQLLKVDPKRLQASLQTIVGMVVYSWAKVSKECMADLSIHYTYTLVLDDSSDDPYPAMLNYFGDLQAGREQAHPWWALVNEHFPNVLRHFGPFCSLNLIRSTMDFFEGCWIEQYNFGGFPGSDDYPQFLRRMNGLGHCVGASLWPKDLFDERKHFLEITSAVAQMENWMVWVNDLMSFYKEFDDERDQISLVKNFVTCHEITLDEALEKLTQETLHSSKQMVAVFSNKDPQVMDTIECFMHGYVTWHLCDARYRLHEIYEKVKDQDTEDAKKFCKFFEQAANVGAVAPSEWAYPPVAQLANVRAKGDVKEAQKPFLSSIELVE; from the exons ATGGAGAACTTTCCCACCGAGTAttttctcaacaccagcgTGCGCCTTCTCGAGTATATCCGATACCGAGACAGCAATTACACCCGAGAGGAGCGCATCGAGAACTTGCACTATGCTTACAACAAGGCTGCCCACCACTTTGCTCAGCCGCGCCAACAGCAGCTGCTCAAGGTAGACCCTAAGCGACTACAGGCTTCTCTCCAAACAATCGTTGGCATGGTCGTATACAGTTGGGCAAAGGTGTCCAAAGAGTGCATGGCGGATCTATCTATTCACTACACCTACACTCTCGTTTTGGATGACAGCAGCGATGATCCTTATCCTGCTATGCTGAACTATTTTGGCGACCTTCAAGCCGGACGAGAGCAGGCCCATCCATGGTGGGCACTTGTCAACGAGCACTTTCCCAACGTCCTTCGCCATTTTGGACCCTTCTGCTCATTAAATCTTATCCGTAGCACGATGGACT TTTTTGAGGGATGCTGGATTGAGCAGTACAACTTTGGAGGATTCCCAGGATCTGATGACTACCCTCAATTCCTTCGACGCATGAACGGTTTGGGTCACTGTGTTGGGGCTTCTCTATGGCCCAAGGACCTGTTCGATGAGCGGAAGCATTTCCTTGAAATCACGTCAGCCGTTGCCCAGATGGAGAACTGGATGGTTTGGGTCAACGATCTCATGTCGTTCTACAAGGAATTCGACGATGAGCGTGACCAAATCAGTctggtcaagaactttgtCACCTGTCACGAGATCACTCTCGATGAAGCTTTGGAGAAGCTCACGCAGGAAACTCTGCACTCGTCCAAGCAGATGGTTGCTGTCTTCTCGAACAAGGACCCTCAGGTGATGGACACGATTGAGTGTTTCATGCACGGCTACGTCACGTGGCACTTGTGCGACGCCAGATACCGGCTCCATGAGATTTatgaaaaggtcaaggatcaGGATACAGAGGACGCCAAGAAGTTCTGCAAGTTCTTTGAGCAAGCAGCCAATGTCGGCGCCGTTGCGCCCTCGGAGTGGGCTTACCCACCAGTTGCACAGCTGGCAAACGTTCGGGCCAAGGGCGACGTGAAGGAGGCTCAGAAGCCCTTCCTAAGTTCGATTGAGCTAGTGGAGTGA
- the TRI4 gene encoding TRI4 — protein MLDQDWIKSLLNIPVTHVAGIFAASTVIYFVSSCFYNLYLHPLRKIPGPKLAAIGPYLEFYHEVIRDGQYLWEISKMHDKYGPIVRVNAREVHIRDSSYYTTIYTAGSRKTNKDPATVGAFDVPSATAATVDHDRHRSRRGYLNPYFSKRTITNLEPFIHERVTKLLTRFQQHLDDGQVLSLDGAFCALTADVITNRFYGKHNDYLSLPDFHFVVRDGFLGLTKIYHLARFLPALVSVLKRLPYSCIRMIAPSVCDLLQMRDEIQDRGGEEFLSNKAHEAKSSILFGALADSHIPAHERTVERMLDEGTVILFAGTETTSRTLAITVFYLLTHPECLKKLREELKTLPPVKDDNFPLSTLENLPYLNGVVHEGFRLAFGPISRSGRVATQENLKYKEHVIPAGTPISQSTYFMHTDPKNFPEPEKFKPERWIEAQQKGIPLKKYITNFSQGSRQCIGYTMAFAEMYLALSRIAQAYEVELYDTTKADIDMTHARIVGYPKAIPGKKEHLGEVRVKVLKAL, from the exons ATGCTTGACCAAGATTGGATCAAGAGCTTACTCAACATCCCCGTCACTCATGTTGCGGGGATTTTCGCAGCATCGACTGTTATCTACTTTGTCTCTTCCTGCTTCTACAACCTGTACTTGCACCCACTGAGAAAGATCCCGGGACCAAAGCTCGCTGCCATTGGACCCTACCTTGAATTCTACCATGAAGTCATCCGGGATGGCCAGTATCTCTGGGAGATCTCCAAGATGCACGACAAATATG GCCCCATCGTTCGAGTAAACGCCCGCGAAGTTCACATTAGGGATTCATCCTACTACACTACTATCTATACTGCTGGTTCTCgcaagaccaacaaggacCCCGCCACTGTCGGTGCTTTTGACGTTCCCTCCGCCACTGCCGCCACTGTCGATCATGACCGTCATCGTTCTCGTCGCGGCTACCTGAACCCTTACTTCTCGAAGCGAACCATCACCAACCTCGAGCCTTTCATCCATGAGCGGGTTACCAAGCTTTTGACTCGATTCCAACAGCATCTAGACGACGGCCAGGTTCTCAGTCTTGATGGTGCTTTTTGTGCCTTGACCGCCGATGTCATCACTAATCGATTCTATGGCAAGCACAACGACTATCTCAGTCTTCCCGACTTCCACTTTGTCGTTCGCGACGGATTCTTGGGTCTTACCAAGATCTACCATCTTGCACGCTTCCTCCCTGCTCTGGTCTCCGTTCTGAAGCGCCTCCCTTACTCTTGTATCCGCATGATCGCACCTTCTGTGTGTGATCTTCTCCAGATGCGAGATGAGATTCAGGACCGCGGTGGTGAGGAGTTCCTGTCCAACAAAGCTCATGAGGCCAAGTCATCCATCCTTTTCGGTGCCCTTGCAGACTCACACATCCCCGCTCATGAACGAACCGTGGAGCGAATGCTCGATGAGGGTACCGTTATCCTGTTTGCTGGTACCGAGACTACTTCAAGGACACTGGCCATTACCGTATTCTACCTCTTGACCCATCCTGAgtgcttgaagaagctccgAGAGGAGTTGAAAACCCTCCCACCTGTCAAGGACGACAATTTCCCCCTCTCTACCCTAGAAAACCTCCCTTACCTGAACGGTGTCGTCCATGAGGGATTCCGTCTCGCTTTCGGTCCAATTTCTCGCTCGGGACGTGTGGCTACTCAGGAGAACTTGAAGTACAAGGAGCATGTCATCCCTGCCGGA ACTCCCATTTCTCAGTCCACCTATTTCATGCACACCGATCCCAAGAATTTCCCCGAGCCCGAAAAGTTCAAGCCTGAGCGATGGATCGAGGCACAACAGAAGGGTATCCCTCTCAAGAAGTacatcaccaacttctcTCAGGGTTCTAGACAGTGCATCGGATACAC CATGGCCTTTGCTGAGATGTACCTCGCTCTTTCTCGCATTGCCCAAGCTTACGAGGTTGAGCTTTatgacaccaccaaggcCGACATTGACATGACTCACGCCCGTATTGTTGGCTACCCCAAGGCAATTCCAGGCAAGAAGGAACACCTTGGCGAAGTTCGAgtcaaggttctcaaggCTTTGTAA
- the TRI3 gene encoding TRI3, with translation MSASSSALPPLVPALYRWESTGARRVQRRCVGAEAIVGLEEKNRKSLYDLFIATPLRNVAPASTSLTLRNLKDMFELALVEGRFEHPECACTVSWDDQVAAIISYESPKSDQSAREWARGCVHVQPTAKSAIDLWTEIEEGRAAGKDSALSKPMELFLLSDVPTDSTPIPQGATVDILFHSNHVFWDGIACRKFIGDLFRLVGNHIGLSDSAETPKMQWGQEIKNLSPPVVDSLKLDISTLGTEFDDKCTEYTGALVANYKSRGMKFRPGLGLPRCSIYKLSADDSIAIIKAVKTRLGPGYTISQLTQAAIILALLDHLKPTDLSDDEFFISPTSVDGRKWMREDIASNYYAMCQTAAVVRVENLKSIAVSHKDEKDIQVRALEKACRDIKKSYDQWLGNPFLEALGLRVHNFEASYLHEKPNPFEGTEANPLFISDGVNERFIPREIKRTATGEDVLSVESIDFIVNQSLPYLAVRLDSWRDASTLNIIYNDANYNEEEVQTYLKSIVEFMLAFKL, from the exons ATGAGCGCTTCATCCTCCGCATTGCCGCCCTTGGTACCAGCGCTTTACAGATGGGAGTCAACTGGTGCTCGCCGAGTCCAACGTCGCTGTGTAGGCGCCGAGGCAATCGTTggactggaagaaaagaacagAAAATCTTTATACGATCTTTTCATCGCCACTCCTCTTCGGAATGTTGcaccagcctcaacatcGCTGACTTTGCGAAACCTCAAAGACATGTTCGAGCTGGCCTTGGTAGAAGGGCGTTTCGAGCACCCCGAATGTGCTTGTACAGTATCTTGGGATGATCAAGTAGCTGCCATTATCTCCTACGAATCACCAAAAAGCGACCAATCTGCTCGCGAGTGGGCTAGGGGATGCGTTCATGTACAGCCTACCGCAAAAAGTGCTATCGATCTTTGGACCGAAATCGAGGAAGGAAGAGCAGCGGGCAAGGATAGCGCACTATCCAAGCCGATGGAGCTCTTCCTGCTTTCAGATGTCCCTACAGACTCGACACCAATCCCCCAAGGCGCGACCGTCGACATCTTGTTTCACAGCAACCATGTGTTTTGGGATGGGATCGCTTGTCGAAAGTTTATCGGGGACCTCTTTCGCCTCGTGGGTAATCACATCGGCCTTAGTGACAGCGCCGAGACGCCTAAGATGCAATGGGGCcaagagatcaagaacctgaGCCCTCCAGTCGTTGACTCGCTCAAGTTGGACATCAGCACTCTTGGAACTGAGTTCGATGACAAGTGCACAGAATATACAGGTGCTCTTGTGGCCAACTAT AAAAGCCGAGGTATGAAATTTCGACCAGGACTCGGTTTACCTCGTTGTTCTATCTACAAACTTAGTGCCGACGACTCCATTGCCATAATCAAGGCTGTGAAGACTCGACTTGGCCCTGGCTATACCATCAGTCAGCTGACCCAAGCTGCGATTATACTTGCTCTGCTAGACCACCTCAAGCCTACTGATCTTTCAGACGATGAGTTCTtcatatcaccaacatcagTAGATGGCCGCAAGTGGATGCGGGAGGATATAGCCAGCAACTACTACGCCATGTGCCAGACTGCTGCCGTTGTTCGCGTCGAGAACCTGAAGTCTATTGCAGTGAGTCACAAGGATGAAAAAGATATTCAAGTCAGAGCTCTGGAAAAGGCCTGCAGGGATATCAAAAAATCTTACGATCAATGGCTTGGAAATCCGTTCCTGGAGGCTCTAGGCCTCAGAGTTCATAACTTCGAGGCCAGCTATTTGCACGA GAAACCGAATCCATTCGAAGGAACAGAAGCGAACCCG TTGTTCATCAGTGACGGTGTCAACGAACGCTTCATTCCTCGCGAAATCAAGCGAACTGCAACAGGCGAGGACGTTTTGTCCGTTGAAAGCATAGACTTTATTGTGAACCAGTCTTTGCCATATCT GGCAGTCCGGCTGGATAGTTGGAGAGATGCTTCCaccctcaacatcatctatAATGATGCAAACTATAACGAGGAAGAGGTACAGACGTACTTGAAGAGTATTGTAGAGTTCATGCTGGCATTCAAACTGTAA
- the TRI10 gene encoding TRI10, with amino-acid sequence MDFPKPRQVRETSLLMYYLDVVFPLQCTSLHNTGVGKREWLLTILTSARPTYYATLCLSLLYKESLSSPCRSEQAIVWKREKTYYYILALQESQKLLGGLDKTFGITRLKGTVVALACMLQLIGFEASHMSRGDWRVHLHAANTLIPVLVEGWSTALQSGPPATSIWCELGESDFGSTEDQTSLSFEYLGALRFLSNLLATVGILSCISIGPSAPFEDYGHLLDQPGLIQLDEVLGCKNWTMRTILEVGKLDRWKRQEQEHNRLSLKTLARRAMMIEDMLTDELQRLPTNETLPDLVTQIYASSIMTYLHTVVSGLNPNLSEVQDSVAGTLQLLERLPNLEAVTSVTWPLAVTGCMASESHKDFFRNTLRSYEATFTSLKKYDGTLEVLEDAWKRREIDTESPMRWQDLMDHHGLPVLLW; translated from the exons ATGGATTTCCCAAAGCCTAGACAAGTCAGAGAGACGAGCCTGTTGATGTACTATCTAGACGTCGTGTTTCCTCTGCAATGCACCAGCCTACACAACACTGGTGTGGGAAAGAGAGAGTGGCTGTTGACTATACTGACCTCTGCACGGCCTACGTACTACGCCACATTGTGCCTTTCGCTTCTCTATAAAGAATCTCTTTCAAGCCCTTGCAGATCTGAACAGGCGATAGTatggaagagggagaagacCTACTACTACATTCTTGCACTCCAGGAGTCTCAGAAGCTGTTGGGTGGACTCGACAAGACATTTGGCATCACAAGGCTAAAAGGTACCGTCGTTGCCCTTGCTTGCATGCTACAGCTTATCGGGTTTGAG GCTTCTCACATGAGCAGGGGAGATTGGCGCGTTCACCTCCATGCGGCCAACACACTCATTCCTGTCTTGGTCGAGGGATGGTCCACAGCTTTGCAATCAGGCCCCCCAGCCACCTCCATATGGTGCGAGCTGGGTGAATCAGACTTTGGCTCGACTGAAGATCAAACCTCTCTGAGCTTTGAATATCTCGGAGCATTGAGATTTCTGTCAAACTTACTCGCCACAGTCGGCATCCTGTCTTGCATATCTATTGGTCCATCAGCACCATTTGAAGATTACGGCCATCTCCTGGACCAGCCAGGCCTTATACAGCTGGATGAGGTGTTGGGGTGCAAGAATTGGACCATGCGGACGATTCTCGAAGTGGGTAAGCTGGACCGTTGGAAACGCCAGGAGCAAGAACACAATCGCTTGAGCCTAAAGACGCTCGCCAGGCgcgccatgatgattgagGATATGTTGACAGACGAGCTACAAAGGCTGCCAACAAACGAGACGCTTCCGGATCTCGTCACTCAAATTTACGCCTCTTCTATTATGACGTATCTGCATACAGTAGTTTCCGGACTCAATCCCAACCTTTCAGAGGTTCAGGATAGTGTGGCCGGGACGCTTCAATTGTTGGAGAGACTCCCAaatcttgaagctgtcaCGAGTGTTACTTGGCCTCTGGCTGTCACGGGATGCATGGCCTCAGAAAGTCACAAGGACTTTTTCAGAAACACTCTGAGGTCGTATGAGGCGACATTCACCTCCTTAAAAAAGTACGACGGAACTCTTGAGGTCTTGGAAGACgcttggaagagaagagagatagATACAGAGTCTCCAATGAGATGGCAGGACCTGATGGATCACCATGGGCTTCCAGTGCTTCTTTGGTAG
- the TRI6 gene encoding TRI6 has translation MIYMEAESHYESWSALPLFDRVASPDPAKDFVPDLNDYESPTFEVDLLSETYDFDNFPTYSLPTVDSTKTLFPEEPLVCFDFDFANPAIENYTTTSSGLLDAVPSQLIALPSFIRPSKCPFPSCKSTTVFQSGRDFRRHYRQHFKRFFCRYSECPQSAQDLQEVGTKGFATRKDRARHESKHKPTVRCPWQDQEGQQCLRVFSRVDNMRDHYRRIHKS, from the coding sequence ATGATTTACATGGAGGCCGAATCTCACTACGAATCTTGGAGCGCCTTGCCCCTCTTTGATCGCGTTGCGTCTCCCGATCCCGCCAAGGACTTTGTCCCAGATCTAAACGACTATGAATCACCAACATTCGAAGTCGATCTACTATCAGAAACTTATGACTTTGACAACTTCCCCACATACTCTCTACCAACGGTGGATTCAACCAAGACTTTGTTCCCTGAAGAACCACTTGTTTGCTTCGACTTTGACTTCGCGAACCCGGCTATCGAGAATTATACAACCACATCGTCGGGACTGTTGGATGCTGTGCCAAGCCAGCTCATTGCCCTTCCCAGCTTCATACGACCAAGCAAATGCCCATTCCCTAGTTGCAAGTCGACCACAGTCTTTCAGAGCGGACGGGATTTCAGGCGGCATTACCGACAACACTTCAAGCGCTTTTTCTGTCGCTACTCAGAATGCCCTCAGTCAGCTCAAGACCTACAAGAAGTCGGCACCAAAGGCTTTGCGACTCGCAAGGACCGTGCTCGCCATGAATCTAAGCACAAACCAACAGTGCGGTGCCCTTGGCAAGACCAGGAAGGACAACAATGTCTGAGGGTCTTTAGCAGGGTGGATAACATGCGAGATCACTACAGGCGGATACACAAGAGTTGA
- the TRI8 gene encoding TRI8, with amino-acid sequence MVLDRLLFLLSLWLGFVGATQAALSEPIPPSKDPWYTAPPGFENAEPGTVFRVRPAPGNLTSVIGNCSASYNILYRTTDSHFKPTWAVTTLLIPKLGPESLAQQKYQQSALMSFQVPYDSPDVDASPSNAMYDASDFFSNYYGAALGEGIFVSVPDYEGPLAAFTAGLISGYATLDSIRAILSLGLGFNTINTPSVALWGYSGGAFATEWASELAVQYAPELVAGPVIGAVMGAPLPNITSCMRDVNGGPKSGLVVNMLLGLTSQYPDVRKHLVSKLNDDGQYNKADFLAAERFTIGEALNTFSGNINKYFQKGTDILSDPKITALINREGVLGYHGTPRWPMFIYQAISDEVTPIAATDAVVERYCSVGADVHFERNTLGSHDEEANNSYDAAFQWLLNTFSGQRDTNGCVIKDVTRDVTGDVTRDVTREL; translated from the coding sequence ATGGTTCTTGAtcgtttgttgtttcttctgAGCTTGTGGCTGGGCTTTGTTGGCGCCACTCAAGCTGCGTTATCAGAACCTATTCCGCCTAGCAAGGACCCGTGGTATACTGCACCTCCTGGATTTGAGAATGCCGAGCCTGGAACTGTCTTTAGAGTGCGGCCTGCGCCTGGAAACTTGACCAGCGTTATCGGCAATTGCTCTGCTTCTTACAACATCCTCTATCGTACGACCGACAGCCATTTCAAGCCTACTTGGGCCGTCACCACTCTTTTAATCCCCAAACTGGGCCCAGAAAGTCTTGCGCAGCAGAAGTACCAACAAAGCGCGCTCATGTCATTCCAAGTGCCTTATGACTCCCCCGATGTCGATGCCAGCCCTAGTAACGCTATGTACGACGCGAGCGATTTTTTTTCGAATTATTATGGAGCTGCTCTAGGTGAAGGTATCTTCGTTTCTGTTCCGGATTATGAGGGACCCTTGGCTGCTTTTACCGCTGGCCTCATCTCTGGATATGCTACTTTGGACTCAATTCGCGCTATTCTGTCGCTCGgtcttggcttcaacacGATCAACACGCCCAGTGTTGCCCTTTGGGGCTATTCTGGCGGTGCGTTTGCCACCGAATGGGCATCGGAACTTGCAGTACAGTATGCACCCGAGCTTGTAGCAGGACCCGTTATTGGTGCTGTGATGGGAGCCCCGTTGCCCAATATCACTTCATGCATGCGCGATGTCAATGGAGGACCTAAGTCCGGTCTGGTGGTAAACATGCTGCTGGGCCTTACGAGTCAATATCCTGATGTCCGCAAGCACCTTGTATCCAAACTCAACGATGATGGCCAGTACAACAAGGCTGACTTTCTCGCTGCTGAGCGTTTTACTATCGGCGAAGCGCTTAACACCTTTTctggcaacatcaacaagtacTTCCAGAAGGGGACTGATATTCTCAGCGACCCGAAGATTACAGCTCTTATCAATCGGGAGGGCGTTTTGGGATATCACGGCACCCCCAGATGGCCCATGTTTATTTACCAAGCTATCTCTGACGAGGTCACGCCGATTGCTGCTACCGATGCCGTAGTCGAGAGATATTGTTCGGTGGGGGCCGACGTTCACTTCGAAAGGAACACTCTCGGCTCGCACGACGAGGAAGCCAACAATAGCTATGACGCGGCTTTCCAGTGGCTTTTGAACACCTTCTCTGGCCAGCGTGACACAAATGGTTGTGTTATCAAGGACGTGACGAGAGACGTGACGGGAGACGTGACGAGAGACGTAACACGAGAGTTGTGA